A window of the Ostrea edulis chromosome 1, xbOstEdul1.1, whole genome shotgun sequence genome harbors these coding sequences:
- the LOC125658377 gene encoding uncharacterized protein LOC125658377, whose protein sequence is MHQDIVITLSVCAVILTTVLFEYRMQRVEDKCKEIELKYDLHQETAGKDDEIVDTPLVDDNENIEVGAALKRRYSKSGDLMEDELRELSAQRTIAFSAALGHPMDDNETVSEVVMYEIVDINIGEGYDPTTGIFRVPESGVYVFHWTSVTIPGKWYETELNINGHQKRLNSCNNKGENASSNLSCSTIVIAEVKESDIVWVAKFGQEGDYLMEMYSSFTGWKIGEIPKSDDN, encoded by the exons ATGCACCAAGACATTGTCATCACCCTGTCTGTGTGTGCCGTGATACTGACCACCGTGTTGTTTGAATATCGAATGCAGCGAGTGGAAGACAAATGTAAGGAGATCGAATTGAAGTATGATTTACATCAAGAGACAGCTGGAAAAGACGACGAAATCGTGGATACACCACTGGTTGACGATAACGAAAATATAGAAGTGGGAGCAGCATTGAAACGCCGCTATAGCAAATCTGGTGACCTTATGGAAGATG AACTTAGGGAACTGTCTGCTCAGAGAACCATTGCCTTCTCAGCAGCATTAGGACATCCCATGGACGATAACGAAACTGTGTCCGAGGTTGTCATGTACGAAATCGTTGATATCAACATCGGAGAAGGATATGATCCTACAACAGGGATATTTAGAGTTCCCGAGTCTGGTGTGTATGTTTTCCACTGGACAAGTGTCACCATTCCAGGTAAATGGTACGAAACCGAGCTGAACATAAACGGTCATCAGAAAAGACTAAACAGCTGCAATAACAAAGGAGAGAATGCGTCATCCAATTTGTCCTGTTCCACCATTGTTATAGCAGAGGTGAAGGAAAGCGACATTGTGTGGGTCGCCAAGTTTGGACAAGAAGGAGATTATTTAATGGAAATGTATTCATCATTCACGGGATGGAAAATAGGAGAGATACCAAAAAGTGATGATAACTGA
- the LOC125657648 gene encoding uncharacterized protein LOC125657648: MPKIEEEKLKWQRAVHRHDLPKNVLVCSTHFIDGRPTARNPTPSLNLGYKTPVKVGRRLLKRKFVAQKLEMVGTDGSEHEKQQKVVAAADDVETLNIIQTEPTMTSFSTQTSITESRSAGTQWIDPTLHEHEYARPCISGARDTGTQTRPSETEDKGVNCSTLHIRLTTADISSDYLALLYTGLPLNTFRTFVSVMQNMDDPLKFTMPVSEQVLLVLMKLRLNLLFADLANRFGISESYACTIFNQRLSFMASKLKNLIVWLPRETIRATMPKSFRENYPKTTVIIDCAETFIQRAKNLKRRGETYSHYKSINTGKYLVGIAPHGQIMFISKGFGGRSSDRAIVEESGILNYLLPGDEIMADRGFTIDDLLFPLKVKLNIPAFTKGKDQLSEEDVTETRRIATVRIHVERTIRRLKVFRILSQVVSVTSVKKLSDYLIVCAALVNLRSDLIKDKDDN; encoded by the exons ATGCCGAAAATAGAAGAGGAGAAACTGAAATGGCAGCGGGCAGTACATCGACACGATTTGCCAAAGAATGTGTTGGTGTGTTCAACGCATTTTATTGACGGGCGACCAACAGCACGAAACCCAACGCCCAGTCTGAATTTAG GTTATAAAACTCCCGTCAAAGTTGGCCGTCGACTTCTGAAGAGAAAGTTTGTTGCACAGAAATTAGAGATGGTGGGAACAGATgg GAGTGAACATGAAAAGCAACAAAAGGTGGTTGCTGCTGCAGATGATGTTGAAACTCTCAACATTATTCAAACTGAACCAACGATGACATCTTTTTCAACGCAGACGAGCATAACAGAAAGCAGATCTGCAGGTACACAGTGGATAGATCCCACACTACATGAGCATGAATATGCTAGGCCGTGCATTTCAGGAGCCAGGGATACAGGAACACAGACGAGACCCAGTGAGACCGAGGACAAAGGAGTAAACTGTAGCACTCTGCATATACGCCTCACCACTGCTGACATATCATCTGACTACTTAGCTTTGTTATACACAGGACTGCCTTTAAACACTTTCAGAACATTTGTGAGTGTAATGCAAAATATGGACGACCCATTGAAGTTTACCATGCCCGTTTCAGAACAAGTTTTGTTGGTGCTAATGAAATTAAGGCTTAATCTACTGTTTGCAGATCTTGCCAATAGATTTGGAATATCCGAGTCTTATGCGTGCACCATTTTCAATCAAAGACTCTCTTTTATGGcttcaaaactgaaaaacttAATTGTTTGGCTTCCACGTGAAACAATTAGAGCCACCATGCCAAAATCTTTTCGTGAGAACTATCCAAAAACCACAGTCATAATTGATTGCGCTGAAACTTTCATCCAACGAGCAAAAAACTTGAAGAGAAGAGGAGAAACATACAGCCACTACAAGTCCATCAACACAGGAAAGTATTTGGTTGGTATTGCACCACATGGACAGATTATGTTTATATCTAAAGGCTTTGGAGGAAGATCTAGTGATAGAGCAATTGTGGAAGAGTCTGGCATTTTAAATTACCTTCTTCCTGGGGATGAAATTATGGCGGATCGAGGTTTTACCATTGATGACTTACTCTTTCCCTTGAAAGTGAAACTTAATATTCCAGCTTTTACGAAAGGTAAAGACCAACTTTCAGAAGAGGATGTAACAGAGACAAGACGAATTGCCACTGTACGGATTCATGTGGAACGGACTATTAGACGTTTAAAAGTGTTCCGCATACTTAGTCAGGTAGTTTCTGTTACCTCTGTTAAGAAACTCAGTGACTACTTGATTGTTTGTGCTGCATTGGTTAATCTGAGATCTGACCTTATCAAAGATAAAGATGATAACTGA
- the LOC125673039 gene encoding uncharacterized protein LOC125673039 yields the protein MAVGILLYSLLQLSFSPAGTAPSTTPMTTPSTAQMMTPLAAPRAACNEKIELLQCSFKESTSDDALDINDKRAIVRVAKEIAQVEGLVMLTFMNTAFQPFLANWMCHTKSMVRQSQILVIVTEQNIKNEIRTLYPKLNVVCLSNFKLINEKQKYCSAGFMRIGIYRTIVVNWMIQENIPVFLFELDAVWLQNPLPFLIDTEPYDLAIIPTYDKSFEAAIGFYYMRASKRMKQFWRELIRRLIDLKNMFSCLRNEDLVRERDNDQMVLHDMIKEHYKNIMIYFLPLDRFIDGKWYWNPDTRTLRDAFILNFNFIIGVDNKIIRAKNFEHWFVSDDNVTCLPHRYTRFRNQLTGLI from the coding sequence ATGGCTGTCGGGATATTGCTCTATAGTTTACTTCAACTCTCTTTCTCACCCGCCGGGACGGCACCTTCGACCACACCCATGACAACGCCTTCGACGGCACAAATGATGACACCTTTGGCCGCACCTAGGGCAGCATGTAATGAAAAAATAGAGCTTTTACAGTGTTCATTTAAAGAATCCACATCTGATGACGCATTGGACATCAATGATAAAAGGGCTATTGTGCGTGTAGCAAAGGAAATCGCACAAGTTGAAGGTTTAGTTATGCTCACGTTTATGAATACAGCATTTCAGCCATTTCTTGCCAATTGGATGTGCCATACGAAAAGCATGGTCAGGCAATCTCAGATTTTAGTTATAGTAACTGAGCAAAATATAAAGAATGAAATTCGTACTCTTTATCCAAAATTGAATGTTGTTTGCCTGAGCAACTTTAAACTAATCAATGAGAAGCAGAAATATTGTTCAGCCGGATTTATGCGGATTGGCATTTACAGAACCATAGTTGTGAACTGGATGATACAGGAAAATATACCCGTATTTCTGTTTGAACTGGACGCAGTGTGGTTACAAAATCCTTTACCATTTCTGATTGATACAGAGCCGTACGATTTAGCCATTATACCGACCTATGATAAATCTTTCGAGGCAGCGATCGGATTTTACTACATGAGAGCAAGCAAACGTATGAAACAATTTTGGCGGGAATTGATTCGTCGACTCATTGACTTGAAGAACATGTTTTCTTGTTTGAGAAATGAAGATCTCgttagagagagagataacGACCAAATGGTTCTGCATGATATGATCAAGGAAcattataaaaatattatgaTATACTTTTTACCACTAGATAGATTTATTGACGGAAAGTGGTATTGGAACCCGGATACACGAACATTAAGAGACGCTTTCATactgaattttaattttatcattgGAGTTGATAACAAAATAATTCGTGCTAAAAATTTTGAACACTGGTTTGTATCCGATGACAATGTTACTTGTTTGCCTCACCGGTATACACGCTTTCGTAATCAGTTGACTGGgttaatatga
- the LOC125656863 gene encoding uncharacterized protein LOC125656863: protein MFTFTPTGTKPLRKQLKENAIPSVFSWKQSAESCQESGTLRSGGEYAYNQSIVTTSVEISPVNESFNEIVVEQESPSISLLSEQTVEPHPFFSVTRCTATQTPTRPMFSIEKFTNDNAGIMFYTGPSSYHDFTFVLQTLVANIWITWVNFMSCQWRNIDLWPDRDVVRFFCPTDFRIKFPSTRVIIGGTECPIKKPKPPVAQQSTFSTYKNRNTIKVLAGATPGGVMSYLSPVYGGSTSDRQIVERSRLTTLCDRGDSIMADKGFNVQDIFAPYDVTINIPTFFRNKNRISGKTVQRGRKISSKGVTSRE, encoded by the exons ATGTTCACATTTACACCCACAGGTACTAAACCTCTCAGAAAACAGTTGAAGGAAAATGCTATTCCCAGTGTGTTTTCTTGGAAGCAGAGTGCTGAGAGCTGTCAAGAATCTGGGACCTTAAGATCTGGGGGAGAATATGCCTACAATCAATCCATTGTGACCACTTCTGTTGAGATTTCTCCTGTTAATGAATCCTTCAATGAAATAGTAGTAGAACAGGAATCCCCCtcaatttctttattgtcaGAGCAAACAGTGGAACCACATCCATTCTTTTCAGTAACAAGATGCACTGCCACCCAGACTCCAACCAGGCCAATGTTTAGTATTGAGAAGTTCACCAATGATAATGCAGGCATCATGTTTTATACAGGTCCTTCTTCCTACCATGATTTCACTTTTGTGTTACAGACTTTAG TTGCTAACATCTGGATAACATGGGTGAATTTCATGTCCTGTCAGTGGAGGAATATAGATTTGTGGCCAGACAGGGATGTTGTTAGATTCTTCTGTCCCACAGATTTTCGCATCAAATTCCCTTCAACCAGGGTAATCATTGGTGGCACAGAGTGTCCAATCAAGAAGCCAAAACCACCGGTTGCCCAGCAGAGTACGTTTTCCACCTACAAGAACAGAAATACAATTAAAGTTTTGGCTGGTGCTACACCTGGTGGAGTAATGTCCTACCTTTCTCCAGTTTATGGAGGATCTACATCGGATCGTCAGATTGTTGAACGATCCAGGTTGACTACCTTGTGTGATAGAGGGGACAGCATCATGGCAGATAAGGGGTTTAACGTACAGGACATATTTGCACCATATGATGTGACAATTAATATTCCAACTTTTTTCAGAAACAAGAACAGAATATCTGGTAAAACAGTGCAAAGGGGCAGAAAAATATCAAGTAAGGGAGTCACATCGAGAGAATAA